One genomic segment of Coffea arabica cultivar ET-39 chromosome 6e, Coffea Arabica ET-39 HiFi, whole genome shotgun sequence includes these proteins:
- the LOC113696242 gene encoding uncharacterized protein isoform X2, giving the protein MTSRTLRRRLHHGDVDGKRDEHLDCSGVDPLNEPLLGNQQYDHDKASEECTLADLLDDGRSRENLHWAMLFSQLIAQWAQWLANIVFGSGSFIGRLLPFASAPQDGVKRKILPPLLSHLQEARLKHLKQRLAVSFDGDYLQHQEAFQNLLHKRDGNRSEWEYPFAVAGINVSFMLVQMLDLQSGKPSTLAGIHFLDLLGEDEMAFDNLFCVAFKLLDAQWLAKRASYMEFNDVLKSTRTQLERELALEDISCIQDLPAYNLLKR; this is encoded by the exons ATGACGTCTCGGACTTTGAGGAGAAGGCTTCACCATGGAGATGTTGACGGGAAAAGGGACGAGCATTTGGATTGTTCGGGAGTAGATCCTTTGAATGAGCCGTTACTTGGGAATCAACAATACGACCATGATAAGGCTTCTGAG GAATGTACACTTGCAGATCTTTTGGATGATGGACGGAGCAGAGAAAACTTGCACTGGGCAATGCTTTTTTCTCAATTAATTGCACAATGGGCTCAGTGGTTGG CAAATATTGTTTTTGGATCTGGATCTTTTATCGGAAGGCTTCTGCCATTTGCTTCAGCTCCTCAAGATGGAGTGAAAAGGAAGATTTTACCACCTTTGCTGAGTCATTTACAG GAAGCAAGACTCAAGCATCTAAAACAGAGGCTGGCAGTTTCTTTTGATGGCGATTATTTGCAGCATCAA GAAGCTTTCCAGAATTTGTTGCATAAAAGAGACGGAAACAGATCTGAATGGGAGTACCCTTTTGCTGTAGCTGGCATCAATGTTTCATTTATGTTGGTGCAGATGTTAGATCTTCAATCAG GAAAACCAAGTACTTTGGCTGGAATTCACTTTCTAGACTTACTTGGTGAAGATGAAATGGCCTTTGACAACCTTTTCTGCGTTGCCTTTAAATTGTTGGATGCTCAGTGGCTCGCCAAACGTGCATCATATATGGAATTCAAT GATGTCCTCAAGTCAACAAGAACCCAACTGGAACGTGAACTTGCATTGGAAGACATCTCCTGTATACAAGATTTGCCAGCATATAACCTATTAAAAAGATAA
- the LOC113696242 gene encoding uncharacterized protein isoform X1 → MTSRTLRRRLHHGDVDGKRDEHLDCSGVDPLNEPLLGNQQYDHDKASEECTLADLLDDGRSRENLHWAMLFSQLIAQWAQWLANIVFGSGSFIGRLLPFASAPQDGVKRKILPPLLSHLQEARLKHLKQRLAVSFDGDYLQHQDALRHLWRLAYPNKELPSLKSEQWKEMGWQGSDPSTDFRGGGFISLENLIFFAKTYPEAFQNLLHKRDGNRSEWEYPFAVAGINVSFMLVQMLDLQSGKPSTLAGIHFLDLLGEDEMAFDNLFCVAFKLLDAQWLAKRASYMEFNDVLKSTRTQLERELALEDISCIQDLPAYNLLKR, encoded by the exons ATGACGTCTCGGACTTTGAGGAGAAGGCTTCACCATGGAGATGTTGACGGGAAAAGGGACGAGCATTTGGATTGTTCGGGAGTAGATCCTTTGAATGAGCCGTTACTTGGGAATCAACAATACGACCATGATAAGGCTTCTGAG GAATGTACACTTGCAGATCTTTTGGATGATGGACGGAGCAGAGAAAACTTGCACTGGGCAATGCTTTTTTCTCAATTAATTGCACAATGGGCTCAGTGGTTGG CAAATATTGTTTTTGGATCTGGATCTTTTATCGGAAGGCTTCTGCCATTTGCTTCAGCTCCTCAAGATGGAGTGAAAAGGAAGATTTTACCACCTTTGCTGAGTCATTTACAG GAAGCAAGACTCAAGCATCTAAAACAGAGGCTGGCAGTTTCTTTTGATGGCGATTATTTGCAGCATCAA GATGCACTTAGACATCTGTGGAGGTTAGCTTATCCTAATAAGGAGCTCCCATCCCTTAAATCAGAACAATGGAAAGAGATGGGTTGGCAAGGGTCTGATCCTTCAACAGACTTCAG GGGCGGAGGATTTATATCATTGGAAAATCTTATCTTCTTTGCTAAGACGTACCCG GAAGCTTTCCAGAATTTGTTGCATAAAAGAGACGGAAACAGATCTGAATGGGAGTACCCTTTTGCTGTAGCTGGCATCAATGTTTCATTTATGTTGGTGCAGATGTTAGATCTTCAATCAG GAAAACCAAGTACTTTGGCTGGAATTCACTTTCTAGACTTACTTGGTGAAGATGAAATGGCCTTTGACAACCTTTTCTGCGTTGCCTTTAAATTGTTGGATGCTCAGTGGCTCGCCAAACGTGCATCATATATGGAATTCAAT GATGTCCTCAAGTCAACAAGAACCCAACTGGAACGTGAACTTGCATTGGAAGACATCTCCTGTATACAAGATTTGCCAGCATATAACCTATTAAAAAGATAA
- the LOC113696242 gene encoding uncharacterized protein isoform X3 produces MTSRTLRRRLHHGDVDGKRDEHLDCSGVDPLNEPLLGNQQYDHDKASEECTLADLLDDGRSRENLHWAMLFSQLIAQWAQWLANIVFGSGSFIGRLLPFASAPQDGVKRKILPPLLSHLQEARLKHLKQRLAVSFDGDYLQHQDALRHLWRLAYPNKELPSLKSEQWKEMGWQGSDPSTDFRGGGFISLENLIFFAKTYPEAFQNLLHKRDGNRSEWEYPFAVAGINVSFMLVQMLDLQSESLRGVSTRTYCNFIVCV; encoded by the exons ATGACGTCTCGGACTTTGAGGAGAAGGCTTCACCATGGAGATGTTGACGGGAAAAGGGACGAGCATTTGGATTGTTCGGGAGTAGATCCTTTGAATGAGCCGTTACTTGGGAATCAACAATACGACCATGATAAGGCTTCTGAG GAATGTACACTTGCAGATCTTTTGGATGATGGACGGAGCAGAGAAAACTTGCACTGGGCAATGCTTTTTTCTCAATTAATTGCACAATGGGCTCAGTGGTTGG CAAATATTGTTTTTGGATCTGGATCTTTTATCGGAAGGCTTCTGCCATTTGCTTCAGCTCCTCAAGATGGAGTGAAAAGGAAGATTTTACCACCTTTGCTGAGTCATTTACAG GAAGCAAGACTCAAGCATCTAAAACAGAGGCTGGCAGTTTCTTTTGATGGCGATTATTTGCAGCATCAA GATGCACTTAGACATCTGTGGAGGTTAGCTTATCCTAATAAGGAGCTCCCATCCCTTAAATCAGAACAATGGAAAGAGATGGGTTGGCAAGGGTCTGATCCTTCAACAGACTTCAG GGGCGGAGGATTTATATCATTGGAAAATCTTATCTTCTTTGCTAAGACGTACCCG GAAGCTTTCCAGAATTTGTTGCATAAAAGAGACGGAAACAGATCTGAATGGGAGTACCCTTTTGCTGTAGCTGGCATCAATGTTTCATTTATGTTGGTGCAGATGTTAGATCTTCAATCAG AATCTTTGAGGGGTGTGTCTACACGCACATATTGCAACTtcattgtgtgtgtgtga